The Kiritimatiellia bacterium genome window below encodes:
- a CDS encoding ABC transporter ATP-binding protein, whose translation MPDPLIEIRSVNKVFDLGKIKVHALKDMNLDIFRGEYLSIMGPSGSGKSTLFNMIGALDRPTSGTVTIAGVDLASLGSRELAFFRGKHIGYVFQTFNLLPAYSALDNVALPLVFNGADQERAQSRAKEILERVGLGHRLTHRPDELSGGQQQRVAIARALANEPAIVLADEPTGNLDLHTGEEIIQLLSELSRQMGVTVISATHDHKMLATSDRILWIKDGRQDRLERREALNIRVGAVK comes from the coding sequence ATGCCTGACCCCCTCATAGAAATCCGCTCCGTCAACAAGGTCTTCGACCTCGGCAAGATCAAGGTCCATGCCCTCAAGGACATGAACCTGGACATCTTCCGGGGCGAGTATCTCTCCATCATGGGCCCGTCCGGGTCCGGCAAGAGCACGCTGTTCAACATGATCGGCGCGCTGGACCGCCCGACGTCCGGCACGGTGACGATCGCGGGCGTGGACCTGGCCTCGCTGGGCAGCCGCGAGTTGGCCTTCTTCCGCGGCAAGCACATCGGCTACGTATTCCAGACCTTCAACCTCCTGCCGGCCTACAGCGCGCTGGACAACGTCGCCCTGCCCCTCGTGTTCAACGGGGCGGACCAGGAGCGGGCGCAGTCGCGCGCGAAGGAAATCCTCGAGCGCGTCGGGCTGGGCCACCGGCTCACGCACCGGCCGGACGAGCTTTCCGGCGGCCAGCAGCAGCGCGTCGCCATCGCCCGCGCCCTCGCGAACGAGCCGGCGATCGTCCTCGCCGACGAGCCCACGGGCAACCTGGACCTGCACACCGGCGAGGAGATCATCCAGCTCTTGAGCGAGTTGAGCCGGCAGATGGGCGTGACGGTCATCTCCGCCACGCACGACCACAAGATGCTCGCCACCTCCGACCGCATTCTTTGGATCAAGGACGGCCGCCAGGACCGCCTCGAGCGCCGCGAGGCTCTGAACATCCGCGTCGGCGCGGTGAAGTAA
- a CDS encoding peptide transporter encodes MAPRIDKELEEFRQIMEVPSSFQEGFNWTSLLGAIFVALLMVPGAIYMGLLAGVENIGAASQWVTVILFIEVAKRAQKTLNRAEVFVLFFMAAAALGMPFSGLIWNQFFARSDAAIAAGIAEQLPRWFAPPAGSESYALRTFMHKDWLPVIGMVIFGMFFGQLSNMVLGYGLFRIASDIERLPFPMAPIGAQGVMALAEDSDEKGAKDGENRWRWRVFSIGGALGLTFGTLYLLLPTLTGALTGNPIQIFPIPFSDFTPRTGEYLPAVATGLSWDFGNIIFGMVLPFFAMVGSFVGLVATFILNPILHGLGVLRNWVPGDSTIGTLYKNNIDFFFSFNIGLAIAIALAGFYQVIRSFKGRQKVSAGEPIRTAPAGRGDIRPALVVVVYFLVTITYILVSGWMVDWHRGIMIVLVFLGFIYTPIISYVTARLEGMVGQVVEVPYIREAALILSGYRGVAVWFLPIPMANYGQMAVFYRQCELTGTRFPSIWKTQVVLFPIILISSIFFMNFIWSLNEVPSAVYPYAEMMWKLNAENACIMFSSTLGEYSIFEEAFNVLYIAVGAVFGVVLFGAMNTLGAPIMLTYGVVRGLGGVMPHWVIPQFIGALIGRYYFQKRLGLRWRQYIPIVSAGFACGMGLVTTVGVGITFLSKASIPLPF; translated from the coding sequence ATGGCCCCGCGCATAGACAAAGAACTCGAGGAATTCCGGCAGATCATGGAGGTGCCCTCCTCGTTCCAGGAGGGCTTCAACTGGACCAGCCTGCTGGGTGCGATCTTCGTGGCGCTGCTGATGGTGCCCGGCGCCATCTACATGGGCCTGCTCGCCGGCGTGGAGAACATCGGCGCCGCGTCGCAGTGGGTGACGGTGATCCTTTTCATCGAGGTCGCCAAGCGCGCGCAGAAGACGCTCAACCGCGCGGAGGTGTTCGTCCTGTTCTTCATGGCCGCCGCGGCGCTCGGCATGCCGTTCTCCGGCCTGATATGGAACCAGTTCTTCGCGCGCAGCGATGCCGCCATCGCGGCGGGCATCGCCGAGCAGTTGCCCCGCTGGTTCGCGCCGCCGGCGGGGTCCGAGTCGTACGCCCTGCGGACCTTCATGCACAAGGACTGGCTGCCGGTGATCGGCATGGTGATCTTCGGGATGTTCTTCGGCCAGCTCTCGAACATGGTCCTCGGCTACGGGCTCTTCCGGATCGCCAGCGACATCGAGCGCCTGCCGTTCCCGATGGCCCCGATCGGGGCGCAGGGCGTGATGGCCCTGGCCGAGGACTCCGACGAAAAGGGCGCGAAGGACGGCGAGAACCGCTGGCGCTGGCGGGTCTTCTCCATCGGCGGCGCGCTCGGCCTGACCTTCGGCACGCTCTACCTGCTGCTCCCGACGCTCACCGGCGCGCTGACGGGCAACCCGATACAGATCTTCCCGATCCCGTTCAGCGACTTCACCCCGCGCACGGGCGAGTACCTGCCCGCGGTGGCCACGGGCCTGTCGTGGGACTTCGGCAACATCATCTTCGGCATGGTCCTGCCGTTCTTCGCCATGGTCGGCAGCTTCGTCGGACTGGTTGCGACCTTCATCCTCAACCCCATCCTCCACGGGCTCGGCGTGCTGCGCAACTGGGTGCCGGGCGACTCGACCATCGGCACGCTCTACAAGAACAACATCGACTTTTTCTTCAGCTTCAACATCGGCCTGGCCATCGCGATCGCGCTGGCGGGCTTCTACCAGGTCATTCGCAGCTTCAAGGGGCGCCAGAAGGTCTCCGCCGGCGAGCCGATCCGCACGGCGCCGGCCGGGCGCGGCGACATCCGGCCCGCGCTCGTGGTCGTGGTCTATTTCCTCGTGACGATCACCTACATCCTCGTCTCCGGGTGGATGGTCGACTGGCACCGCGGGATCATGATCGTGCTCGTGTTCCTGGGCTTCATCTACACGCCGATCATCAGCTACGTCACCGCGCGCCTCGAGGGCATGGTGGGGCAGGTGGTCGAGGTGCCGTACATCCGCGAGGCGGCGCTGATCTTGAGCGGGTACCGAGGGGTCGCGGTCTGGTTCCTGCCCATCCCGATGGCCAACTACGGGCAGATGGCGGTGTTCTACCGGCAGTGCGAGCTGACCGGCACGCGCTTCCCGAGCATCTGGAAGACGCAGGTCGTCCTGTTCCCGATCATCCTGATCAGCTCCATCTTCTTCATGAACTTCATCTGGAGCCTCAACGAGGTGCCGTCCGCCGTCTATCCCTACGCGGAGATGATGTGGAAATTGAACGCCGAGAACGCCTGCATCATGTTCTCCTCCACGCTCGGCGAGTACTCGATTTTCGAGGAGGCCTTCAACGTGCTCTACATCGCCGTCGGCGCGGTGTTCGGCGTGGTCCTCTTCGGGGCCATGAACACGCTGGGCGCGCCGATCATGCTGACCTACGGGGTCGTGCGCGGGCTGGGCGGGGTGATGCCGCACTGGGTGATCCCGCAGTTCATCGGCGCGCTGATCGGCCGGTACTATTTCCAGAAACGGCTGGGCCTGCGCTGGCGCCAGTACATCCCGATCGTCAGCGCCGGGTTCGCCTGCGGCATGGGCCTGGTGACCACCGTGGGCGTGGGGATCACGTTCTTGAGCAAGGCGAGCATACCGCTGCCGTTTTGA